In the Sedimentisphaera cyanobacteriorum genome, AAAGCTACAACGGAACAAGCTTTTCACGGTGCTCAGAGAACGAGTATGAAGAATATACCGAAAGCTGGATAAGCTCGCTCAAGCATACGCTCAAGCCGAACGCATCTGTTTACATCTGCAGTGAATGGCAGTGCTCAGGGGCAGTGCAGCGGGCTGCATCGAGGCATTTCAAGATTCAAAACAGAATCACATGGCAGAGAGAAAAGGGCCGCGGGGCAAAGATGAACTGGAAAAACTCAAGCGAGGACATCTGGTTTTGTACGGCAGGTGCTGATTATACCTTCAATATTGAGAAAGTGAAGCAGAAGAAAAAGGTAATCGCACCTTACAGGGATAAACTCGGCGAGCCTAAAGACTGGCAGAAAGAAGGAAAAGGTGCATTCCGGCTCACGCACCCTTCCAATATCTGGTTTGATATTACTGTTCCATTTTGGAGCATGGCCGAGAATACCGGACATCCCACACAGAAGCCTGAAAAGCTGATTGCCAAGCTGATTCTTGCAAGCAGCAATGAAGGAGATTTTGTATTCGACCCGTTTCTCGGCAGCGGAACCACGAGCGTTGCCGCAAAGAAGCTGAGCAGAAATTTTGCAGGCGTTGAACGGGAAAAGTATTACTGCTGCCTCACTGAAAAAAGGCTTGAAAACACAAGGGAAAGCAAATCTATCCAAGGATATAAAGATGGATGTTTCTGGGACAGAAACTGCCTTTAAATATCCCCAATGTGATTAGAAAAATTACAGCCCGGCTGTGGAGTTTTTCAATTGACCTTAAACACACTTTTTGTTCTAATGTTGCTCCGGCGTAATTTCAAAACAAAAAACTATTTATCTAAAATTGGGGAACCGATGGTAAAAGTAAGTCGAAGAGCGAAAGAAGTGCCGGCTTCAGCTACTATGGCTGTTGCATCAAGGGCTAAAGAGCTGAAGGCTCAAGGGGTAGATGTAGTCAGTTTCGGTGCAGGCGAGCCGGATTTTGACACACCGGAACATATTAAGCAGGCTGCTGTTAAGGCTTTGAAAGACGGAAAAACAGGCTACACTCCAACGCCTGGAATTCCTGAGCTCAGAGAAGCTGTTGCAGATAAACTCAAAAGAGACAACGACCTCGAATACGAACCTACTCAGGTGATTATCAACGTAGGTGCGAAACATTCAATCTATTCAACAATGCAGGCAATTGTGGATCCAGGGGATGAGATTCTACTTCCTGCCCCGTACTGGGTAACTTACCCGGAGGCAATTAAACTTGCCGGCGGCAAGCCTGTAGCAATAGCAGGTCAAGAAGAAAATCAGCATAAGGTTAGTGCAGAGCAGATTAAGGCTGCAATAACAGATAAAACTGCCGCCCTTCTGCTGAACTCTCCAAACAACCCTGGCGGATTTACCTATACACCTGAAGAACTGCGGAAAATAGCCGAGGTTCTTGAAGGTACCGATATCACAGTAATCTCAGACGAGATATACGAAAAGCTTGTTTACGGCGACACAGAATTTATGAGCTTTGCTGCTGTAAGCAATGACGCATTAGAAAGAACGGTAACCATCAACGGCTGGAGCAAGGCATACGCCATGACCGGCTGGCGGTTAGGCTTCACTGCCGGCCCGCAGGATATAATCTCGGCGATGGGCAGAATTCAGTCTCATATGACGCAGAATCCTGTAAGCTTTGTTCAGTATGCAGGCATCGCAGCATTTGACTGCGCAGATGAAGTAGAGAAAATGCGAAGCGAATTCGAAAAAAGAGCAGAATACACCTACAACCGTCTTAACGGCATCTACGGTGTTCACTGCGACAGACCTACCGGAGCTTTCTACTGCTTCCCGGATGTAAGCAGCTTCTACGGCAAGAAAATCGGCGGGGAGATCATAAACGGAAGTATGGACTTTGCTAAAGGGCTCCTGGAGCAGGCTAACGTTGCGATGGTTCCGGGCGGGCCATTTGGATGCGATAAAAACATCAGGCTGAGCTTTGCCTGTTCAATGGAAAATATCGAAAAAGGAATAGACAGGCTTGAGCAATGGCTGACGAGCTGAAGGCGAACTCAAAACCCAGCAAGCATCAAATCGTAAGTATTTTAGTGTGGCTGGCTTTTTTTGTATATGCCGGCCACTGTTTTTCTCATATGGTTGCCGCAGGTGATACGTGGGTAGCAATGGCCTGCGGCAGGCATTTTTCGAACCACGGCGTTGATACTGTAGAGCCGTTCAGCGCTAACTCTCACTCTACAGGGCCTACCGAAGAAGACCTTGAGCCCTGGCCGGAATTTACCCACGATTTCCTGAAAGAATACCATCCAACAGGCTGGATAAATCAAAACTGGCTTACTCAGCTCATATTCTTTGAAATAGCCGGAGGCGAGGGCAGCAAAACAAACTACGACAGGCTGAACTACAACGCTATGGTTGTATGGAAGTTTATCATCTGCCTGCTTGTAATATGCAGCGTTTACTATAGCTCACGCCTTCTCGGGGCAGGAAAGATAAACGCAGCGTTTTTTGCAGCGGTTTCTGTATTTGTGGGCAGAAGCTTCTACGACATCCGACCTGCTGTATTTTCGAATATGCTTGTGCCGGTATTTATCCTGATTCTGCTTTTGAGCCAGCGGAAAAACAGACGGTTTATATGGCTGAGCGTCCCGCTTATTGTTTTCTGGGGCAATGTACACGGCGGATACCTTTACGCCTTCATTACGTTGTTTCTTTTCTGGGCAATCAACCTGATTGTCTGGAAGTTTAAGCCGCGATTCTGCAAGCTTTGCTCAGGCCAGCTTATAATCGACACAATGCTTGCAGGTGCTGCATCGTTTATAGCGATGGTAATCTTAAACCCCTACCACCTGACCAACCTCACCCATACGTTCATAATTACAGTCAGCGAGCATGCTTCAGAATGGAAAGATGTAAACGAATGGCACAGCGCTTTTGAGCTGAGCAATCCGGTGGGAACTTCGATTCCGTTTATCATAATGCTCGGGCTGGGCGGTGCGGCCCTGCTTGTCTGGGGAATAATCACTGTTGCCAAGATAAAAAAGGCTGGCAGATTGCAAGCAAACAAAACGAAAAATATATCAGCAGATTCAGAGCCTCCCGGAAAGCCTCAAATTGACCCTGCTTATATCGCTATAGTTTTATTCTCATTGTGGATGGCAGTAAGCTCGAGAAGATTTATTCCAATTGCATCTGCAGCCTTCTGCCCGCTTCTTGCTATGATAGCCCAGCAGGCCATAAACAAAATCTCAAATAACCTATCTGCAATGCCCGACAGGAAGCGCCTCTTAGAAAAAATATCAATAGCAGCATTTGCAGCTTTCGTGCTTATCCCGGGCGTGCTTTGGGCGGGCAAATTCAAGAAGGTTTATTTAGACCCATTCTGCCTCGACGATACGTACAACAGCATTTTTATGCGTATGACCGCTTCTTACGCCAAACCGTTTGAGGCATGTGAATTTATTCGGGAAAACAATCTATCCGGAAATATGCTCAACTACTGGACAGAAGGCGGCTTCATAGCATTTATGCAAAACCCCGACCCCGAAACTGGCTTTATCCCGCTAAAGCTGTTTATGGACGGACGTGCTCAGGCGGCCTATGATATCGAGATGTTCAGAACTTATAAAAACGAAATAATGAGCGGCGGGGAAGACTTCCGAAGAATTGCCCAAAAAGCAAGGCGCCAGAGAAAAAGGCTATCAAGCTTCAAAGAAGAGCTCAGAGAGGCCTCGAAGAAAATGGATGAAAGGCTCAACAGCAAAGAAGTATGGATATATCTGATGCCTTCAAATGCTGTTAAAAGCGGTTTTATGACCCTTATGCGGTACAACAGCGACTGGAAACCGGTTTATATCGACGGCAAGCAGTCTATATTTGTTGACACTGACACGGAAAAAGGGCTTGAGCTCTACAAGGGGCTTTTCAACGGCGATACCAAGTACCCTTCAGAACACATACGGAAAACCTCGCTCATTCATTATCTGATCGGTTCAAAGCCGGAAGAGGCGTACAGGCGGGCACGCAAACTCTACGAGAAATCCGAAGAACTTCTTGCAATGAAACTGCTCACAGATTCAGCAAGAACCAAAGAGCTAAAAGAGAAGGCGTATGAATACTGCAAAGCAGAGATATCCGATTTTGTGAAAGAGAAAGACCAGCTCCACAAGCAGGACGGGTATATAAATAAGTACAGCATTGCTGATATATGCCTGAAGTTTGTTATAAATAACAGCAAAGATTTTGCAAGCGACAAAAACAAGATCTCGGTTTACAAGTCTTACAGGGAGCAGCTCAAAGAAGAGACAGGGCGAATCAGGGAAGCAACTAAATGGTAAACGAAGAAGCTCTTAAGCCGGCACTGAGTGTTTTCTTCCCGTGCTTCAATGAAGAGCAAAATCTGGGCGGACTCATTGAGGAAACGCTCAGCTTCCTGCCTGAAATAAGCGATAATTTTGAGATAATAGCAGTTGACGACGGCAGTACAGACAAAACAGCCCAAATCGCTCAAGAATACGCCCGAAAAGATTCAAGAGTGAGATTAGTGAGCCACGATTCCAACAAGGGATACGGAGAGGCTCTCAAAACCGGCTTCAGAGAAGCGAGTAAAGAGTATGTTTTCTACACAGACGGTGATAAGCAGTTTTCGATTAAAGATTTGAGCAGGATTATCCCGCTTGCAGCAGGCGAAGATGCACCAGCGGATATCGTCTCCTGCTACCGTCAAAACCGTCAGGACAACATCTTCAGGAAACTCACCGGACATACTTGGAACATCCTTATGTGCCTGCTCTTCGGCTTTAAGCTCAAGGATATCGACTGCGCTTTTAAGCTTTACCGCAGAGAAATATTTGATAATATTAAGCTCAAGAGCTCAGGAGCGCTTATAGACACTGAAATACTCGTGAGAGCCCGTAAGAAGGGGTTTAGGATTACTCAGCTGCCGGTCAGACATTACCCGAGGGTTTACGGGGAGTCTTCCGGGGCCAAACCTGCTGTAG is a window encoding:
- a CDS encoding DNA-methyltransferase, translated to MSRFLPQGFVDLLIADPPYNMSKSYNGTSFSRCSENEYEEYTESWISSLKHTLKPNASVYICSEWQCSGAVQRAASRHFKIQNRITWQREKGRGAKMNWKNSSEDIWFCTAGADYTFNIEKVKQKKKVIAPYRDKLGEPKDWQKEGKGAFRLTHPSNIWFDITVPFWSMAENTGHPTQKPEKLIAKLILASSNEGDFVFDPFLGSGTTSVAAKKLSRNFAGVEREKYYCCLTEKRLENTRESKSIQGYKDGCFWDRNCL
- a CDS encoding pyridoxal phosphate-dependent aminotransferase, with amino-acid sequence MVKVSRRAKEVPASATMAVASRAKELKAQGVDVVSFGAGEPDFDTPEHIKQAAVKALKDGKTGYTPTPGIPELREAVADKLKRDNDLEYEPTQVIINVGAKHSIYSTMQAIVDPGDEILLPAPYWVTYPEAIKLAGGKPVAIAGQEENQHKVSAEQIKAAITDKTAALLLNSPNNPGGFTYTPEELRKIAEVLEGTDITVISDEIYEKLVYGDTEFMSFAAVSNDALERTVTINGWSKAYAMTGWRLGFTAGPQDIISAMGRIQSHMTQNPVSFVQYAGIAAFDCADEVEKMRSEFEKRAEYTYNRLNGIYGVHCDRPTGAFYCFPDVSSFYGKKIGGEIINGSMDFAKGLLEQANVAMVPGGPFGCDKNIRLSFACSMENIEKGIDRLEQWLTS
- a CDS encoding glycosyltransferase family 2 protein; translation: MVNEEALKPALSVFFPCFNEEQNLGGLIEETLSFLPEISDNFEIIAVDDGSTDKTAQIAQEYARKDSRVRLVSHDSNKGYGEALKTGFREASKEYVFYTDGDKQFSIKDLSRIIPLAAGEDAPADIVSCYRQNRQDNIFRKLTGHTWNILMCLLFGFKLKDIDCAFKLYRREIFDNIKLKSSGALIDTEILVRARKKGFRITQLPVRHYPRVYGESSGAKPAVVFKAFAELSKLWLDIVTDH